A single Lactuca sativa cultivar Salinas chromosome 8, Lsat_Salinas_v11, whole genome shotgun sequence DNA region contains:
- the LOC128127552 gene encoding uncharacterized protein LOC128127552 translates to MRNCFLFFGSSKPQVKSENDRRKPLVIIKDNDYDTAAAGDEVHNPTAAMALILQSWLSGHRLRYLILLLCSPLLIPFICAMFPFLCAAEVFVRLCRRRRRSKPAPPQNPLPPSLPPLRRRENDVEGGIQVKSDFSLLDRYLKDQLELAIEILNECGGDLTYGYDYIDDFDSNRSNLC, encoded by the coding sequence ATGCGCAATTGTTTCTTGTTTTTCGGGTCAAGTAAACCCCAAGTAAAGTCCGAAAACGATCGTCGGAAACCCTTGGTGATCATCAAGGATAACGATTATGATACAGCCGCCGCCGGCGACGAGGTACACAATCCGACGGCGGCGATGGCTTTAATTCTACAATCGTGGCTCAGTGGTCACAGGTTACGTTACCTGATTCTCCTTCTCTGTTCTCCTTTACTTATCCCTTTCATTTGCGCTATGTTTCCCTTCCTTTGCGCCGCTGAGGTGTTCGTCCGTCTCTGCCGCCGCCGTCGTCGGTCGAAACCGGCTCCTCCTCAAAATCCACTGCCGCCGTCGCTGCCGCCGCTACGGCGGCGTGAGAACGATGTAGAAGGCGGAATCCAGGTAAAATCGGATTTTAGTTTGTTAGATAGATATCTGAAAGATCAATTAGAACTTGCTATTGAGATTTTAAATGAATGTGGAGGTGATTTAACCTATGGTTATGATTATATCGATGATTTTGATAGTAATCGGAGTAATTTGTGTTAA